The Arachis hypogaea cultivar Tifrunner chromosome 16, arahy.Tifrunner.gnm2.J5K5, whole genome shotgun sequence genome contains a region encoding:
- the LOC112757112 gene encoding uncharacterized protein, giving the protein MVEMFKKVEVTIPLFDAIHKVPKYEKFLMDLCMNKDRIHELETIPLGSSISALMGAILKKCVDPGPCLVSCIIGGVQFIDCMCDLGACVSIMPLSVYHILKLPPLKRSAARFVLADKSIITVTSIAEDVLVNIKGLVFPINFHILVMPPSESERTSSILLGRPFLRTSRFKLDAYSGTYSFEIDERVISFSLEEAMKHPPENHSIFPCDLINNIVAEVHYAKLDEKHMIEENSEDPSEEVQVSSQEQNLELKPLPPHLKYSYLDEAHKFSVIIARELNPQQEEKLLCVLRKNKREIGWSLVDLVGISPQVC; this is encoded by the coding sequence ATGGTGGAGATGTTCAAGAAAGTGGAGGTAActatccccctctttgatgctatacATAAAGTGCCTAAATATGAGAAGTTTCTTATGGACTTGTGTATGAACAAAGATAGAATCCATGAGTTAGAAACCATTCcgttggggagttctatttcggcTTTGATGGGAGCTATCCTGAAAAAGTGTGTTGATCCGGGCCCTTGCTTAGTCTCTTGTATCATTGGTGGAGTCCAATTcattgattgtatgtgtgaccttggTGCATGCGTTAGCATTATGCCTCTTTCCGTGTATCATATATTGAAGCTCCCACCGTTGAAGCGGTCGGCGGCTAGGTTTGTCTTGGCGGACAAGAGCATAATAACTGTGACGAGTATTGCGGAAGATGTGTTGGTCAACATAAAGGGTTTGgtatttccaattaattttcataTCCTTGTGATGCCACCAAGTGAATCCGAAAGGACATCATCCATCCTACTTGGGAGGCCATTTTTGAGGACCTCtagattcaagttggatgcctATTCGGGAACCTACTCATTTGAGATAGATGAGAGAGTCATAAGTTTTAGCTtagaagaagcaatgaagcacCCACCAGAGAACCATTCCATATTCCCGTGTGATTTAATTAACAACATTGTGGCCGAAGTACATTATGCAAAGCTAGATGAGaaacatatgattgaagaaaatagTGAAGACCCAAGTGAAGAAGTTCAAGTGTCGAGTCAAGAGCAAAATCTAGAATTAAAGCCACTACCACCCCACCTAAAGtactcataccttgatgaagcccataAGTTCTCGGTGATTATAGCAagggaactaaatcctcaacaagaagaaaagttgctATGTGTTTTGAGGAAGAACAAAAGGGAAATAGGGTGGAGCTTGgtggatctagtgggaataagtcCCCAAGTGTGTTAG